In Blastococcus saxobsidens DD2, the genomic stretch CCCTGTCGGGACAGCGGCGTCCAGGTGCGGCCGCCGTCGGTGGACTCGATGAGCCCGACGGGCTGTGGCAGGTCGACGCGTAGGCCGGGGTGACCGGAGGCCAGGTACCGGTCGGGCCCGGCCACGCTGAATCCCATGAGGTCGATCACCGGGCCGACGGGGGTGACCTGGCCGCCGTCACCCACCTCAAGGAGGCCCTCGTGAGTCGCCACCAGCACGGCTCCGTCTCCGGGGTCGATCCCGACTCCGTGGACGTGAGCTGGCGGCAACGACCCCGCAGGAAGTGCTTCGGCTGGGCCGGAGGCGGCGGGCTCCGGCGAGGAACATGCGGCCAGGGCGGCCACGACCGCAACGGTCATCACCGAGCTGGCGGTCATCGGCGTACGGAGGGGACAGCGGCGACGAGGCGGGACGTGGCGGTGCACGGCAATCTCCAGGAATCTGTCTGAGGGTCGGGGGTGGACCCGGGGAGCAGCGTCGGAGACGGGGGCGGCGGAGTGGCCGCCGCCCCCGTGCCACCGACTCAGCCGCCGAGTTCGTTCAGCAGTTGCTGCATCTCGTTGATCTCGTCGTTCTGGGTCTCGACGATGCGCCGAGCCAGGTCGATCGCTCCCTCGCTCGCGCCGTCGTCGATCTCGATCTGCGACATGATCACCGCGCCGTCGTGGTGCTCGATCATCGACTGCAGCCACATGACGTCGAAGTCGGGACCGGCGGCCGGCATGTCCCCCATGCCTTCCAAGTCATGGTCCATGCCGCCGCCGGATCCATGATCCATACCGCCCATGCCACCGGACTCCACCGGCTCTCCCCACGCCTCCAGCCAGCCGGTCATCAGATCGATCTCCGGGCCCTGGCCGGCCTGGATGCACTCGGCCAGGTCGAGCACGCGAGGATCGCTGGCGCGCTTCAGAGCCATCTCGGCCATCACCAGGGCACCTTCGTGGTGCGGGATCATCCCTTGCGCGAAGGCGACGTCGGCGTCG encodes the following:
- a CDS encoding DUF305 domain-containing protein, which codes for MPRPRQRLLDGVDQARPDSVDRRLAMTRTTARLVRIAGGLLAGAVLLGGCSSAVDDTAAESNTSADSSATVSEQFNDADVAFAQGMIPHHEGALVMAEMALKRASDPRVLDLAECIQAGQGPEIDLMTGWLEAWGEPVESGGMGGMDHGSGGGMDHDLEGMGDMPAAGPDFDVMWLQSMIEHHDGAVIMSQIEIDDGASEGAIDLARRIVETQNDEINEMQQLLNELGG